From Candidatus Hadarchaeales archaeon, one genomic window encodes:
- a CDS encoding MFS transporter yields MKRALFLACVAVFLDAAGYGIVIPTVPLRASEFHLSPTLLGLVFAAYPLVHLLVTLPLGILCERMGRKSLLGLGMIALALSSLSFSLSSSFVQLFLSRSIQGMAAASIWIASLALLTDLTPSSRRGRTLGWVTASMGLGAIAGPPFGGWLAEVGGYSRPFEVWALLSLLLGILSFLLLREPPSSGLGLGSSPFLKGVRNPDAVLSCSVALLVWMGFGFLEPFAPPYLSSHLGLGQGEIGTMFGLAALSLVISRPLFGFASDRFGRRRVIGWGLLLCAVSFPTVLFVNSPLQATATFCLLGLAIGAPLSSALPLITEAVPEAGVASALFLMAYSVGHVVGPLVGGAVLSRGNFAFLLFPYSLLSLVLGVLSLSDLRR; encoded by the coding sequence ATGAAAAGGGCTCTCTTCTTGGCCTGTGTTGCGGTTTTCCTGGATGCAGCAGGTTATGGAATAGTGATTCCCACCGTCCCCCTGAGGGCCTCGGAATTCCACCTTTCCCCCACCCTCTTGGGTTTGGTTTTTGCCGCATATCCCTTGGTCCACCTTCTGGTCACCCTTCCCTTGGGCATCCTCTGTGAAAGGATGGGGAGGAAGTCTTTGCTGGGTTTGGGGATGATAGCGCTGGCCCTCTCCAGTCTCTCTTTCTCCCTCTCTTCTTCCTTTGTCCAGCTCTTTTTGAGCAGGAGTATCCAGGGAATGGCGGCGGCCTCGATCTGGATCGCTTCCCTGGCCCTCCTGACGGATCTCACCCCTTCTTCCAGGAGGGGGAGGACGTTGGGGTGGGTAACCGCTTCCATGGGTTTGGGAGCCATAGCGGGACCTCCCTTCGGGGGATGGTTGGCCGAAGTGGGTGGTTATTCCAGACCCTTCGAGGTATGGGCCCTTCTCTCCCTTTTGTTGGGCATCCTCTCCTTCTTACTCCTCCGGGAGCCCCCTTCTTCAGGCTTGGGCCTCGGTTCCTCCCCTTTCCTCAAAGGGGTTAGGAATCCCGATGCCGTCCTCTCCTGCTCGGTGGCCCTGCTCGTCTGGATGGGCTTTGGCTTTCTGGAACCCTTCGCCCCTCCCTACCTTTCCTCCCATCTGGGGCTGGGACAGGGTGAGATAGGCACGATGTTCGGGCTGGCAGCCCTCTCTTTGGTGATCTCCAGACCCCTCTTCGGCTTCGCCAGCGATAGGTTCGGAAGGAGGAGAGTAATAGGGTGGGGCCTCCTCCTTTGTGCGGTTTCCTTTCCAACGGTTCTCTTCGTGAATTCCCCCTTGCAGGCGACCGCCACCTTTTGTTTGTTGGGTCTGGCCATAGGGGCACCCCTCTCCTCCGCTCTTCCCCTCATCACCGAAGCCGTCCCCGAAGCAGGGGTGGCTTCGGCCCTTTTCCTCATGGCTTATTCCGTGGGCCATGTGGTGGGTCCTCTGGTGGGTGGGGCAGTTTTAAGCAGGGGCAATTTCGCCTTCCTCCTCTTTCCCTACTCCCTTCTCAGCCTAGTGCTGGGTGTCCTTTCCCTCAGTGATCTCAGACGGTGA
- the trxA gene encoding thioredoxin — translation MEDEELARIRERKLKELEERWLKGRKMGTEGPVEVTEENFDEFIRANPRVVVDFWAAWCPPCRLLSPVVEELAKKYAGRVVFGKLNVDENPSVAQRFGIMSIPTLLYFKEGKLVDETVGALPASVIEERIKRLL, via the coding sequence ATGGAGGATGAGGAACTCGCGAGGATACGGGAGAGGAAGCTTAAAGAGTTGGAAGAGAGGTGGCTAAAGGGGAGGAAAATGGGTACCGAAGGACCGGTTGAAGTTACGGAGGAGAACTTCGACGAGTTCATCAGGGCGAATCCTCGAGTGGTGGTGGATTTCTGGGCCGCTTGGTGTCCCCCTTGCAGGCTCCTCTCACCCGTGGTAGAGGAGCTGGCGAAGAAATATGCCGGAAGGGTGGTCTTCGGAAAGCTGAACGTGGATGAGAACCCCTCCGTGGCACAGCGCTTCGGGATCATGAGCATTCCCACCCTCCTCTACTTCAAGGAAGGAAAGCTCGTGGATGAGACGGTAGGGGCCCTGCCCGCAAGTGTGATAGAGGAGAGGATCAAGAGGCTCCTTTAG
- a CDS encoding pectin acetylesterase-family hydrolase, translating into MIDDPANGIDWEKIYLPYPCVNADNKRTYIMVSKGSSNNLLIYLEGGGAATDFVTYYTMAFSYICELLPPKCGIFDRRNPDNPFRDWTFVFVPYCTADVHSGNRVMKYLNPINPKKSKVVYHVGYVNATVALRWAAQEFQNPGKIVLAGSSAGGYGTLAHALNVIEIFNQPVVIINDAGPGLTSKRNPNFTLEMTDYCWGFLQNQPENVRKIILERGEVAYGLLYFLDLYNDPKYRDSIYALYEDQKDFVIGNVFLWYTGKEFKEKLLEVWGELKNSCPNNLFRFLPFGMGHTVLYGYPLVGSDFYTREINGISVCEWVKGLLRLEGRQPMDLVERDC; encoded by the coding sequence ATGATAGATGATCCAGCCAATGGTATCGATTGGGAAAAAATCTATCTTCCGTATCCGTGTGTTAATGCCGATAATAAGAGAACCTATATCATGGTGAGCAAGGGAAGCTCCAACAATCTCCTCATATATTTAGAAGGGGGTGGAGCTGCCACTGATTTCGTCACTTACTACACCATGGCTTTCAGCTACATTTGTGAGTTGTTACCACCCAAGTGTGGTATTTTTGACAGGAGGAACCCCGACAACCCCTTCAGGGATTGGACCTTTGTTTTCGTTCCTTATTGTACTGCGGATGTTCACTCAGGTAATAGGGTAATGAAATACTTGAATCCGATTAATCCGAAGAAAAGCAAGGTAGTATATCACGTGGGTTATGTTAATGCCACGGTCGCCCTCCGTTGGGCGGCACAGGAGTTCCAAAACCCCGGTAAAATCGTGTTGGCGGGCTCGAGTGCTGGAGGATATGGAACGCTTGCCCATGCTCTCAACGTGATCGAAATCTTCAACCAACCCGTTGTTATCATAAACGATGCCGGTCCGGGCTTGACTTCCAAGAGGAATCCGAATTTCACGCTCGAGATGACGGATTATTGTTGGGGGTTCCTCCAAAATCAACCCGAAAATGTGAGGAAAATAATCCTGGAGAGGGGGGAGGTGGCATATGGTCTCTTGTACTTTTTGGATCTTTACAACGATCCAAAGTATAGGGACAGTATTTATGCTCTCTACGAAGATCAGAAGGATTTCGTTATAGGTAACGTGTTTCTATGGTATACGGGAAAGGAATTCAAAGAAAAACTGTTGGAGGTTTGGGGTGAACTCAAGAACTCATGTCCAAACAACCTCTTCAGATTCTTGCCATTTGGAATGGGCCACACCGTGCTCTATGGCTATCCCCTCGTGGGTTCTGACTTTTACACCAGGGAAATAAACGGAATATCGGTGTGCGAATGGGTGAAAGGCTTATTGAGGCTCGAGGGAAGACAACCGATGGATTTGGTGGAAAGGGATTGTTAA
- a CDS encoding peroxiredoxin: MEEKKGIPLLGDRFPEMRVRTTHGEKLLPNDYAGKWFVLFSHPADFTPVCTTEFVAFQKRYERFKALNCELIGLSVDQVFSHLKWMEWIREKLGVEIQFPIIADTGAVAEKLGLIHPGKGTNTVRAVFVVDAEGKIRIIIYYPQELGRNIDEILRTVEAMQLSDKYGVAMPANWPNNELVGDHVIVPPANTVKALQERLEKAKAGEIECFDWWFCHKKLQR; the protein is encoded by the coding sequence ATGGAGGAAAAGAAAGGGATACCTCTGCTGGGAGACAGGTTTCCCGAAATGAGGGTTAGAACGACACACGGTGAAAAACTCTTACCCAACGACTATGCCGGAAAATGGTTCGTGCTCTTCAGCCATCCTGCGGACTTCACCCCGGTATGTACCACCGAGTTCGTGGCTTTCCAGAAGAGGTACGAAAGGTTCAAGGCTCTCAACTGTGAGCTCATAGGCCTCAGCGTGGATCAAGTCTTCTCCCATCTCAAATGGATGGAGTGGATCAGGGAAAAACTGGGTGTGGAAATCCAGTTCCCCATCATCGCCGACACGGGGGCTGTGGCGGAGAAGTTGGGACTCATCCATCCGGGCAAAGGAACGAATACGGTAAGGGCCGTTTTCGTGGTGGATGCGGAGGGAAAAATACGCATCATCATATACTATCCCCAAGAGCTGGGGAGGAACATCGATGAAATCCTCAGGACGGTGGAAGCCATGCAGCTCTCCGACAAGTACGGGGTAGCCATGCCCGCCAACTGGCCCAACAACGAACTGGTGGGGGACCATGTGATCGTTCCTCCAGCGAACACCGTGAAAGCCCTGCAGGAAAGGCTGGAAAAGGCCAAGGCTGGAGAAATAGAGTGCTTCGACTGGTGGTTCTGTCACAAGAAACTCCAGCGCTGA
- a CDS encoding potassium transporter TrkG, with translation MLFRLTGGDWKIILYNLGRMLHLLSFVFLLPLLPAFLYEELDTLPYFFLTSGLTLLIATFLSHSFRTEEQMELKHALCLVALAWLLTSLLASFPLWLGKACSSFLDACFESLSGFTGTGLTLAVDPDHLARSLHFHRHLLQFLGDGVGIVVVSLAVLGRTEMSSVLAFRGEAREEGIRPSVIRTTRLIFGIAFTFFILGALLLTLAGIYEGADPDTALFDGVCHSFTGYATGGFSPHSQNLMYYHGMVYEIVAMILAVIGALNFNLHYALLTGRKNEIFKNTEVKVFFSTTFLLCTLTTLFLFGKGIYASTEALFRRGVFQLISAQTTTGFYTIPPPHLVLIWPLSLLLILSLSMLLGGCANSTSGGIKSLRVGILLKSFALELKRPFLPRSAVIGDRFHHLKDSPLTSAVVRGAAVVATSYLLLFFSGTFITAAYGYGVGEAMFETASALSNVGLSCGITHPSMPAGLKLTYMMLMWMGRLEVLTVLVLLIALALSLGRKVE, from the coding sequence TTGCTTTTCCGTCTCACGGGAGGGGACTGGAAGATCATCCTCTACAATCTGGGGAGGATGCTCCATCTCCTCTCCTTCGTCTTCCTCCTCCCCCTCCTTCCCGCCTTCCTTTACGAAGAACTCGACACCCTGCCCTACTTCTTCCTCACCTCCGGTCTGACACTCCTCATAGCCACCTTCCTCTCCCACTCGTTCAGGACGGAAGAACAAATGGAACTCAAACATGCCCTATGTTTGGTGGCTCTGGCCTGGCTCCTCACCTCTCTCTTGGCCTCCTTTCCCCTCTGGCTGGGAAAGGCCTGCTCTTCCTTCCTGGATGCCTGCTTCGAATCTCTAAGCGGCTTCACGGGCACGGGTCTCACCCTAGCCGTTGATCCCGACCACCTCGCCCGCTCCCTTCATTTCCACCGCCATCTCCTCCAGTTCCTGGGTGACGGGGTGGGAATCGTGGTGGTCTCCCTCGCCGTGCTGGGGAGGACCGAGATGAGCAGTGTACTGGCCTTCAGGGGGGAGGCGAGGGAGGAAGGGATCAGACCGAGCGTGATAAGGACCACCAGGCTCATCTTCGGCATAGCCTTCACCTTCTTCATACTCGGAGCCCTTCTCCTCACCCTTGCGGGAATCTACGAGGGAGCCGACCCCGATACGGCCCTTTTCGACGGTGTTTGTCACTCCTTCACCGGATACGCCACGGGCGGGTTCAGTCCCCATTCCCAGAACCTCATGTACTACCACGGAATGGTTTACGAAATCGTGGCCATGATCCTGGCGGTAATAGGGGCCCTGAACTTCAACTTGCATTATGCCCTCCTCACGGGCAGAAAGAATGAAATTTTCAAGAACACGGAAGTAAAGGTCTTCTTCTCCACCACCTTCCTCCTGTGCACCCTTACCACCCTCTTTCTCTTTGGAAAGGGGATATACGCCTCGACCGAGGCCCTCTTCAGGAGGGGTGTCTTCCAGCTCATCTCCGCCCAAACCACCACCGGTTTCTACACCATCCCTCCCCCCCACTTGGTACTGATCTGGCCCCTCTCCCTCCTCCTGATCCTCTCCCTCTCGATGTTGCTGGGGGGCTGCGCCAACTCCACGTCCGGAGGCATCAAATCCCTAAGGGTTGGAATCCTGCTCAAATCCTTCGCCTTGGAGCTCAAGCGCCCCTTCCTTCCCAGATCCGCGGTAATAGGGGACAGGTTCCACCATCTGAAGGATTCTCCCCTCACCTCGGCGGTGGTTAGGGGTGCAGCGGTGGTGGCCACTTCTTACCTCCTCCTCTTCTTCTCGGGAACCTTCATCACCGCGGCCTATGGTTACGGTGTTGGGGAAGCCATGTTCGAAACCGCTTCCGCCCTCTCCAACGTGGGACTGAGCTGCGGGATCACCCATCCCTCCATGCCAGCGGGTCTCAAACTGACCTACATGATGCTCATGTGGATGGGGAGGCTGGAGGTCCTGACCGTCCTCGTCCTCCTCATCGCCCTAGCCCTGAGCTTGGGGAGGAAGGTCGAATGA
- the thyX gene encoding FAD-dependent thymidylate synthase translates to MEIRAVKPLVWNFQIVGGRDAWREVVYSARLSGVPENLEEEEVFRMMVRNDYGSALEHIVIKFDVKMSKGMAPEFLEHRIVSHTGFSTRYLKADEGIEKEKRVYEVIVPWHLLGKKEDDPFLKGFWRVVEECLREYERMLEGGLPREAARYLLPFCQAVGIYHVTMNLRSLLNLLGLRLCVRASPEFRCLASQLYFLLLEHLPLLRGLVGCRGFMLRVCPEEGVTGVRSGKPHPFYPPCPFRNPKSKIFLPTKGEKPSSFDPSKALKVQEELFLQWASWGEKPSREPRS, encoded by the coding sequence ATGGAAATAAGGGCAGTGAAGCCTCTCGTGTGGAACTTTCAAATAGTGGGGGGAAGGGATGCGTGGAGAGAAGTAGTCTATTCCGCTAGGCTTTCGGGGGTACCGGAAAACCTGGAGGAGGAAGAAGTCTTCAGGATGATGGTGAGGAACGATTACGGTTCCGCATTGGAACACATCGTGATCAAGTTCGATGTGAAGATGTCGAAAGGGATGGCCCCCGAATTCCTCGAGCATAGGATCGTCAGCCACACAGGCTTTTCCACCAGGTATCTAAAGGCGGACGAGGGTATAGAGAAGGAAAAGCGTGTTTACGAAGTGATAGTGCCTTGGCATCTCCTGGGAAAGAAGGAAGACGATCCCTTCTTGAAGGGTTTCTGGAGGGTGGTGGAGGAATGCTTGAGGGAATACGAGAGGATGCTGGAAGGGGGATTGCCTAGGGAAGCTGCGAGGTATCTCCTTCCCTTTTGCCAAGCGGTGGGAATCTACCATGTCACCATGAACCTCCGCTCCCTCCTCAACCTCCTGGGCCTGAGGCTCTGCGTCAGGGCCTCTCCCGAATTCAGATGCTTGGCCTCCCAGCTCTATTTCCTGCTCCTCGAACACCTCCCCCTCCTCAGGGGGCTGGTGGGATGCAGGGGTTTCATGCTCAGGGTCTGCCCGGAGGAAGGAGTAACTGGGGTGAGAAGTGGAAAACCGCATCCCTTCTATCCCCCCTGTCCTTTCAGGAATCCCAAGAGCAAGATCTTCCTTCCCACGAAGGGAGAAAAACCCTCTTCCTTTGATCCCTCCAAGGCCCTGAAGGTACAGGAGGAGCTTTTCCTCCAATGGGCCTCTTGGGGTGAAAAACCGAGCAGAGAACCCCGTAGTTAA
- the rpiA gene encoding ribose-5-phosphate isomerase RpiA: MWEGKEVEKKVVPTPSAVAEWKRKAARGAVELADGKEVVGLGSGTTVAEMVKMLGERRPRSIFIPASRSTESLCKEVGLRLGTLEEYGEVDLTIDGADEVDPELDLLKGGGGAHTREKLLALVSREVVIAVDKTKLVRVLGEKRPVPVEVLPFGWKQTATRLERLGGKASIREEKGRPFLTDNGNYVLDVFFGLIKRPRELEKRINSVPGVVENGIFSGLADVVVVGHEEGCTALCKGKRLGESLKGWGLTLE; the protein is encoded by the coding sequence TTGTGGGAGGGGAAGGAAGTGGAAAAGAAGGTGGTTCCGACTCCTTCAGCAGTGGCGGAATGGAAAAGGAAGGCCGCTAGGGGAGCAGTCGAATTGGCGGATGGTAAAGAGGTGGTGGGTTTGGGTTCTGGTACTACGGTGGCGGAGATGGTGAAGATGCTGGGAGAAAGAAGACCCAGGTCGATTTTCATCCCTGCTTCCCGCTCCACGGAAAGTCTTTGTAAAGAAGTGGGACTTAGATTGGGTACGTTGGAAGAATATGGGGAAGTGGATTTGACGATAGATGGGGCAGACGAAGTCGATCCGGAATTGGATCTCCTCAAGGGGGGAGGGGGAGCACATACAAGGGAGAAACTCTTGGCACTGGTTTCGAGGGAAGTGGTGATTGCCGTGGATAAAACCAAGTTGGTGAGGGTCTTGGGAGAAAAGAGGCCTGTTCCAGTTGAGGTTCTTCCCTTTGGTTGGAAGCAAACGGCGACAAGGCTTGAAAGACTGGGAGGAAAAGCTTCAATAAGAGAGGAGAAGGGTAGGCCCTTCCTCACAGACAACGGGAATTATGTGCTGGATGTGTTTTTTGGTCTGATAAAAAGGCCCCGAGAGCTCGAGAAGAGAATAAACTCGGTGCCTGGAGTGGTAGAGAACGGAATTTTTAGTGGTTTGGCGGATGTAGTGGTGGTGGGACACGAGGAAGGGTGTACAGCACTCTGCAAGGGAAAAAGGCTTGGTGAATCGCTGAAAGGTTGGGGGCTTACTTTGGAGTAA
- the tsaA gene encoding tRNA (N6-threonylcarbamoyladenosine(37)-N6)-methyltransferase TrmO, whose product MELRPIGVVRVNLSDEQVKEAWKTGGVEGEIEIYPEYEQALDGIENFSHLKLLVWLHKVGERERKVLKVRPRRLIGLGVPEEEIPEVGVFCTDSPHRPNPLGITVVKLEERRGRFLRVSGLDLFNGTPVLDLRPYVPRRILPEPTLPAWLERIKDRL is encoded by the coding sequence ATGGAACTCAGACCGATCGGGGTAGTTAGAGTGAACCTGAGTGACGAGCAAGTGAAAGAGGCCTGGAAAACGGGAGGGGTGGAGGGAGAGATAGAGATCTATCCCGAATACGAGCAGGCGTTGGATGGAATAGAAAACTTCTCTCACCTTAAACTGTTGGTTTGGCTGCATAAGGTTGGAGAAAGGGAGAGGAAGGTCCTGAAAGTGAGACCCAGGAGGTTAATCGGGTTGGGGGTTCCCGAAGAGGAAATACCCGAAGTGGGAGTTTTCTGTACCGATTCCCCCCACCGTCCCAATCCTCTGGGCATAACGGTGGTGAAGTTGGAGGAAAGGAGGGGGAGATTCCTGAGGGTCTCGGGCTTGGACCTCTTCAACGGTACACCCGTTTTGGACCTTAGACCATATGTTCCCCGCAGGATCCTTCCAGAGCCTACTCTACCGGCTTGGTTGGAGAGGATAAAGGATAGGCTTTAA
- a CDS encoding NAD-binding protein has protein sequence MKKPKLIVIAGGGRVGSHLAEILTKKGKDVVLIDKDPQVCEKLAERLNALILCGDATERETLEEAKIKEADVFVGATGNDNDNIVACQLAKNAYGVPLVMARVEDPEMAKMSKSFNIDLMVSPSHVASMVLENAISLPGTTSIFLSDTPMTAAEIRIPEGSKVVHKKLSELAIPRGCIIGMIYRDGELVVPRGETVLEAGDIVAIMGKEEAIAKLVDQIRGR, from the coding sequence ATGAAAAAGCCCAAGCTCATCGTCATAGCCGGAGGGGGAAGGGTAGGTTCCCACCTGGCCGAGATCCTCACCAAGAAGGGAAAGGATGTGGTCCTCATAGACAAGGATCCCCAGGTGTGCGAAAAACTGGCCGAAAGGCTCAACGCCCTCATCCTCTGCGGTGATGCCACCGAGAGGGAGACGTTGGAGGAAGCCAAGATAAAGGAGGCGGATGTCTTCGTGGGGGCTACGGGAAACGACAACGACAACATCGTGGCCTGCCAGCTGGCCAAAAACGCCTATGGTGTTCCCCTGGTGATGGCCAGAGTAGAGGATCCGGAGATGGCCAAGATGTCCAAGAGCTTCAACATCGACCTGATGGTCAGTCCCTCCCATGTGGCTTCCATGGTGCTTGAGAACGCCATTTCCCTTCCAGGCACCACCTCCATCTTCCTCTCGGATACTCCCATGACGGCGGCGGAGATAAGGATCCCAGAGGGTTCGAAGGTGGTCCACAAGAAACTCTCGGAGCTCGCCATACCCAGGGGATGCATCATAGGAATGATCTACAGGGATGGGGAACTCGTCGTCCCCAGGGGGGAAACCGTGCTGGAGGCGGGGGATATCGTGGCAATCATGGGTAAGGAGGAGGCTATAGCCAAGCTGGTGGACCAAATAAGGGGTAGGTGA
- a CDS encoding GTPase, protein MPANLPPEYFKAEQRYLQAKTLEEKIQATQELIRIAPKHKGTEKLLRMLKQRLAKLRRELEERERRRGGGGPSFAVKKEGCAQVALVGLPNSGKSTLLRKLTNARPEVADYPFTTRFPVPGMMDYEDVQVQLVEIPSIVEGSSWGRGLGAQPLSAARNADVIALVLDASSHPLQQLEILVKELEESGVRLNRSPPKVTIERREEGGIVIRGKELMEGGEEEIKRILREHRIHNAFVVVEERITPQTFEEVLEGSVVYRPCFVLLTKTDLCPTPSLPIPFKVIDAGKDPGELKREIFQSLGLIRVYTKKPNEEPSDKPLVLPKGSTPIDVARAIHKELEREMRAVRVWGSTRFPGQWVPRDYPLQDGDVVELHT, encoded by the coding sequence ATGCCCGCCAACCTTCCCCCAGAGTACTTCAAGGCCGAACAAAGGTACTTGCAGGCCAAGACCCTCGAGGAGAAAATCCAGGCCACCCAGGAGCTCATCAGGATCGCCCCAAAGCACAAGGGTACTGAAAAGCTCCTCCGGATGCTGAAACAAAGGCTCGCCAAGCTGAGGAGGGAATTGGAGGAAAGGGAGAGGAGGAGGGGTGGAGGGGGACCCAGCTTTGCCGTGAAGAAAGAGGGATGCGCCCAGGTGGCTCTGGTAGGACTGCCCAATTCTGGTAAATCCACCCTCCTCAGGAAGCTCACGAATGCTAGACCAGAAGTGGCGGACTATCCCTTCACCACCAGGTTCCCCGTTCCGGGTATGATGGACTACGAGGATGTGCAAGTCCAGCTCGTGGAGATACCCTCAATCGTGGAAGGGTCCAGCTGGGGTAGGGGACTGGGGGCTCAACCTTTGAGCGCCGCTAGGAACGCGGATGTCATCGCACTCGTCTTGGACGCCTCTTCCCATCCCCTCCAACAACTGGAAATCCTGGTGAAGGAACTGGAGGAGAGCGGGGTTAGGTTGAACCGTTCCCCACCTAAGGTCACCATAGAGAGGAGGGAGGAGGGGGGAATAGTGATCAGGGGAAAGGAATTGATGGAGGGAGGGGAGGAAGAAATCAAGAGGATTTTGAGAGAACACAGGATACATAACGCCTTCGTGGTGGTGGAGGAAAGGATAACTCCTCAGACCTTCGAGGAGGTGCTGGAGGGATCGGTGGTCTATCGCCCATGCTTCGTTCTCCTCACCAAGACCGATCTTTGCCCCACACCCTCCCTCCCCATACCCTTCAAGGTAATAGACGCTGGGAAGGACCCCGGGGAGCTCAAGAGGGAAATTTTCCAAAGCCTTGGTCTCATCAGGGTCTACACCAAAAAACCCAACGAGGAACCCTCCGACAAACCCCTCGTTTTGCCCAAGGGATCCACCCCCATAGATGTGGCGAGGGCCATCCACAAGGAACTCGAAAGGGAAATGAGGGCGGTGAGGGTGTGGGGATCCACCCGCTTCCCCGGACAATGGGTGCCCAGAGACTATCCCCTCCAAGACGGGGATGTGGTTGAGCTTCACACCTAA
- the map gene encoding type II methionyl aminopeptidase, with amino-acid sequence MLQEQELEAYRKAGKLLAEVREKIKPMVKVGESLVRIAEEAERLIQEKGAKPAFPCNVSLNEVAAHYSPPADDPTVIKEGDLVKVDLGAHLDGYIADTAFTIATDEEGERLKEAAEKALEAAIATVKPGVDVGEVGRAIEEAAKGAGFKPIANLTGHALSRWTLHGGLTIPNLSGRTGQRLEAGEVIALEPFVTGGAGYVEDTKEVLIFRYLRERPVRLRMTRELLRDLKKMYNGLPFAERWLAKRMSKLRLRLTLRELVEVGALWPYHVLVERSGKKVAQAEHTVLVTEEGCEVLTV; translated from the coding sequence ATGCTCCAAGAACAAGAACTGGAAGCCTACAGGAAGGCGGGAAAGCTGCTGGCAGAGGTGAGGGAAAAGATCAAGCCCATGGTGAAGGTGGGGGAGTCCCTAGTAAGAATAGCGGAGGAGGCGGAAAGGCTCATCCAAGAAAAGGGGGCCAAACCCGCCTTCCCCTGCAATGTTTCCCTCAACGAGGTGGCGGCACACTACAGTCCCCCGGCCGACGATCCAACCGTGATCAAGGAAGGGGACTTGGTGAAGGTGGACCTAGGGGCCCACCTGGACGGCTACATCGCCGACACTGCCTTCACGATAGCCACGGACGAGGAGGGAGAAAGGTTGAAGGAAGCTGCCGAGAAGGCCCTGGAGGCAGCCATAGCAACGGTGAAACCGGGAGTGGATGTGGGGGAAGTGGGAAGGGCCATAGAAGAGGCTGCCAAAGGGGCTGGCTTCAAACCCATCGCCAACCTCACGGGACATGCCCTCTCCCGCTGGACCTTGCATGGAGGCCTCACCATCCCCAACCTCTCGGGACGAACGGGACAAAGGCTGGAGGCGGGGGAGGTCATAGCCCTGGAACCCTTCGTGACGGGAGGGGCGGGTTATGTGGAGGATACCAAGGAAGTTCTCATCTTCAGGTACCTTAGGGAACGCCCGGTGAGGCTGAGGATGACGAGGGAGCTCCTGAGGGACCTCAAAAAGATGTACAACGGTCTTCCCTTCGCGGAGAGATGGTTGGCCAAGCGCATGTCCAAACTTAGACTCAGGCTCACCCTCAGGGAACTGGTGGAAGTGGGTGCCCTCTGGCCATACCACGTGCTGGTGGAGAGGTCTGGTAAGAAGGTGGCCCAGGCGGAGCACACGGTTTTGGTAACGGAAGAGGGGTGTGAGGTCCTCACCGTCTGA
- a CDS encoding CBS domain-containing protein: MKTIPVREIMTENVVTCTPNTNVAKAAKLMTEKGVGCVVVTRNRKPVGILTEQDILTKVVSVDLKASKIKVGDIMSKKLITIEADSDVLDAARLMTKHKIRRLPVVKGGVLVGILTASDIASFSPGMAETIEHHEVLRREEIGRSVCELCGEVKEGLREVNGRWVCEDCAESET; the protein is encoded by the coding sequence ATGAAGACCATACCTGTAAGGGAAATAATGACAGAAAACGTGGTAACCTGTACGCCCAACACCAACGTAGCTAAAGCCGCCAAACTGATGACCGAAAAAGGAGTGGGATGCGTAGTGGTAACAAGGAACAGAAAACCCGTGGGTATCCTCACGGAACAGGATATTCTCACGAAAGTGGTGAGCGTGGATTTGAAGGCCAGCAAAATAAAGGTGGGAGACATCATGTCGAAGAAACTCATCACCATAGAAGCCGATTCCGATGTACTCGACGCTGCCAGGCTCATGACCAAGCACAAGATAAGAAGGCTTCCTGTGGTGAAGGGAGGGGTTTTGGTGGGGATCCTCACCGCCTCCGACATAGCTTCCTTTTCTCCAGGAATGGCCGAAACCATCGAACACCACGAAGTGCTCAGAAGGGAGGAAATAGGGAGGAGCGTCTGCGAACTCTGCGGGGAGGTCAAGGAGGGGCTTAGGGAAGTAAACGGAAGATGGGTTTGCGAAGACTGTGCTGAAAGCGAAACCTAG
- a CDS encoding MscL family protein: protein MAKEEEMLEELKRIRTLLEPKPPPPPPKGFRAEFMDFLSKYKVLGMAVAFILGLYLGALVQALVSDLIMPIIQLVTPGPWEGLEVGPFRVGHFLGALLTFIIVAFVIFLIVKAAKKWRIE, encoded by the coding sequence GTGGCTAAAGAGGAAGAAATGCTGGAGGAGTTAAAGCGCATAAGGACCCTTTTGGAGCCGAAACCTCCTCCTCCGCCTCCTAAAGGTTTCAGGGCAGAGTTCATGGACTTTCTCTCCAAATATAAAGTCTTGGGGATGGCAGTGGCTTTCATCCTAGGTCTTTACTTGGGTGCACTGGTACAGGCCTTGGTCTCGGATTTGATCATGCCCATCATCCAGCTGGTGACCCCGGGACCTTGGGAAGGACTGGAGGTGGGTCCCTTCAGGGTGGGTCACTTCTTGGGTGCCCTCCTAACCTTTATCATCGTGGCTTTCGTGATCTTCCTCATCGTAAAGGCAGCGAAGAAGTGGAGAATCGAATAA